Below is a window of Candidatus Cloacimonadota bacterium DNA.
AGAAATCTGCTTCTGAAATTATCCGAAATTACAAAAAAGAATTAAACGCAATTCATATCCCTGCAACAAAGCCAAAGGTTTATGTTGAAATCTACAATAAACCACTTATGACTGCTTCTTCAAACTCCTTTATCGGAGATTTAATAGAAAAAAGTGGTGGTGAAAATATCTTCCCAACTTTGCCAAGAGATTATTGCCATGTATCAGCAGAAAGCATTGTAGAAAAAAATCCAGATATTATTATAGTAACCTATCAAGGAATATCCAGGTCAGAAATAAAAAAAAGGCTGGGATGGGAAAATGTTAGTGCTATTAAAAATAATCGTATTTATACAACTGAAGATATTGAGGTGGATCTAATTGTTCGTGCAGGACCAAGAAGTATAGAGGGAATAAAAATTTTATCAAAAGTATTCCAGGACTTTAATGAGAAATAGAATTATAATTATAGTTTCTGTTTTGATATTATCTGCAATAGTACTATTTGCTTTGCTTAATGGTAGTGCCTCAGTTAATATTTTTTCATTATCAGAAACTGGCAGAGACATACTCTTTAGAATTCGGATTCCACGAATAGTTTTAGGACTTATTACTGGATTGGTTTTAGCAACGAGCGGAGGTGTTCTTCAAGGTATGCTGAATAATCCACTTGCAGAGCCATATCTTCTGGGAATATCCTCGGGTGCAGCATTGGGAAGTATAATTGCAATAGTGTTGAATAAGATTTTTTTGATGCCAATCTTTGGATTTGGAGGTGCTTTGTTGACAATCATATTAGTCTGGAAAATCGGGAAAA
It encodes the following:
- a CDS encoding helical backbone metal receptor — its product is MKKIMFLLLIAIIIVCCSKTETEITTLKPGLIILSPEIAEIVCALGGEKNIIAVTNECNYPEILKYKEKVGSFSSPNIEKIIALHPDMIFISGLEQEVIKSRLNKLNLPVYQFYPKSINDLLKTFEEIGILLGKEKSASEIIRNYKKELNAIHIPATKPKVYVEIYNKPLMTASSNSFIGDLIEKSGGENIFPTLPRDYCHVSAESIVEKNPDIIIVTYQGISRSEIKKRLGWENVSAIKNNRIYTTEDIEVDLIVRAGPRSIEGIKILSKVFQDFNEK